ATTTATTGTTGAAACTCGAGGTGGCTTGATGAGTTTGATGTTCGATTTATGGGTTTGGTGCAAGTTTCTTCCGGGGACGAGGGCTGCGAAGGCTCTGCTATCGAGAATGGGCTTAAAACTCGTCGGAGATAGCAGATACGAAGCAGCCCGGCCGTTCATGCCGCAAGTTCTCCTTTTTCGGCTCGTTTGAGGGCTTTCTGGAGTTGGTCTAAATCGCGATGCCCACGGACTCTGCGGAATCCTCTCTGGGCCAGTTGCAGTCCGCTGGCAATCCAGTGCTCGGGTTGATCGGCTTTATCGCGCCATCGGCACACACGCCCGA
This DNA window, taken from Puniceicoccaceae bacterium, encodes the following:
- a CDS encoding IS256 family transposase; protein product: GEELLAFFRLEVASTLNTTFLSTNIIENAIKNLRRHIGRVCRWRDKADQPEHWIASGLQLAQRGFRRVRGHRDLDQLQKALKRAEKGELAA